A single region of the Acidithiobacillus acidisediminis genome encodes:
- a CDS encoding SHOCT domain-containing protein — MALYDGWFFNGYGWVGSAFMILFWGLLCLLLIFGIVAGIVSLVRAFPGRGSRSGEKTTALDVLHERYARGEIGRDEYLERRRDLEQ, encoded by the coding sequence GTGGCCTTATATGATGGGTGGTTTTTCAATGGTTACGGCTGGGTCGGGTCGGCATTCATGATCCTGTTTTGGGGTTTGCTTTGCCTCTTGCTGATTTTTGGCATTGTTGCCGGGATCGTGTCGCTGGTGCGGGCCTTCCCAGGTCGCGGGAGTCGGAGTGGCGAGAAAACCACCGCGCTGGATGTACTCCACGAGCGCTATGCTCGTGGGGAAATTGGAAGGGATGAGTACCTGGAAAGGCGCCGCGACCTGGAACAATAG
- a CDS encoding TolC family protein, which produces MSDVQISSGNKYFLKWVAAIRRGAGPLPLPIMLMMVFSPYASAASLSLQGAEAIALRQNPGLGALTQKIAELRHKAVAVAQLPDPHLALGAVNVPLNSFSMNQQQMSMLSVGLSQTFPSFGKLGLEGQQAGIEAREATDTLRGQSAELVLLLRRAWLQALYTEDAVATVQHQEQLEAESVQAALALYRSAQGSQAEVLRAQLARDSLANDITKLQAEQASDLAQIAQILNLSEPPSIEKQWPNLPPPPTLAEVEARLSGQPLLRAARAQTRVAQMGVQVAKTGYWPDVTVSVGYGQDFHPGSPNWLSAGVNLSLPIFPGDRQDQDVAAARAKALQAQYRYDDQHLALTQQARATFARYAALKTELERTDQRLLPNARNAFSATLAAYSAGRAGLNAVLRTQKEVLDYALTRLQYRRDLALSAAELDFLTTQGEMQP; this is translated from the coding sequence ATGAGCGATGTGCAAATAAGTTCTGGAAATAAATATTTTCTAAAGTGGGTTGCGGCTATTCGCAGGGGCGCGGGGCCACTCCCCCTTCCCATCATGCTGATGATGGTGTTCAGCCCTTACGCCAGTGCCGCCTCATTAAGCCTGCAGGGCGCGGAGGCAATTGCCCTGCGCCAAAATCCCGGGCTTGGCGCCCTGACCCAAAAGATTGCGGAATTACGGCACAAAGCCGTGGCCGTTGCCCAGTTGCCCGATCCGCATCTCGCCCTCGGCGCCGTGAACGTGCCCCTCAACAGCTTCTCCATGAACCAGCAGCAGATGAGCATGCTGAGCGTGGGCCTGAGTCAGACCTTTCCCTCCTTTGGCAAACTGGGGCTGGAAGGACAGCAGGCAGGGATAGAAGCACGAGAAGCCACCGACACGCTGCGCGGCCAGTCTGCCGAGTTGGTACTATTGCTGCGCCGCGCCTGGCTGCAAGCCCTTTATACCGAAGATGCCGTGGCAACGGTCCAGCATCAGGAACAGTTGGAGGCCGAGAGTGTGCAAGCGGCACTGGCGCTCTACCGGTCCGCTCAAGGGTCACAGGCCGAGGTACTCCGTGCCCAACTGGCGCGCGACAGTTTGGCCAATGACATCACCAAATTGCAGGCAGAGCAGGCAAGCGATCTGGCGCAAATCGCCCAGATTCTGAATCTGTCGGAACCGCCGTCCATAGAAAAGCAATGGCCGAATCTGCCGCCACCACCCACTCTTGCCGAAGTGGAAGCCCGGCTTTCCGGCCAGCCCCTCCTGCGGGCCGCCCGGGCGCAAACCCGTGTCGCGCAAATGGGCGTGCAGGTAGCCAAAACCGGCTATTGGCCGGACGTCACGGTCAGCGTCGGTTATGGCCAGGATTTCCACCCCGGCAGCCCCAACTGGCTGTCAGCGGGGGTTAACCTGAGCCTGCCGATATTCCCGGGGGATCGCCAGGACCAGGACGTTGCCGCCGCCAGGGCCAAGGCCCTGCAGGCGCAATATCGCTACGACGATCAGCATCTGGCCCTGACCCAGCAGGCGCGCGCCACCTTCGCCCGCTACGCAGCCCTCAAGACCGAGTTGGAGCGCACCGATCAACGCCTGCTGCCCAACGCACGAAATGCCTTTTCCGCAACGCTCGCCGCCTATTCGGCGGGGCGCGCCGGACTGAACGCGGTGTTGCGCACCCAGAAGGAAGTGCTGGACTACGCCCTGACCCGCCTGCAATACCGCCGCGACCTGGCCCTCAGCGCCGCAGAGCTGGATTTCCTCACCACCCAAGGAGAGATGCAACCATGA
- a CDS encoding efflux RND transporter periplasmic adaptor subunit: MKSRNWIIGVGLLVLGVALGAGVVWWLRAPAAAPSANVAATHPQESTPKGRHILYWAAPMNPKIHSNHPMKDSMGMAYIPVYASSPNAKKESGLSIDPRLTQNLGVRLVAVQRRQMGHAIHTVGTVAVDENRVYSVTPRFSGWVTRLNVRAVGDPVQRGQVLAEIYSPELYSAQQEYLIARRQGGATEDPALLAAARAKLRLLGMPEGQIAALARRGTAERDVPLMAPASGVVETLNVRQGGYVSPQTNVYAIANLDRVWVNVALYSYQLPWVRIGNPVRLHLPAYPGKTWEGRLSFLYPTLDPKSRTVTARLSFPNPGGNLRPGTYADATILASPEETLAVPSSAVLRTAQGDYVMLGEDNGHFLPVQVALGPEADGWVAINKGLKTGDRVVESAQFLLYSESQFQSVKARMLGGNTASTTSAAPGVGVSQPQNMTQGRKSSALAAPAGNAGAPPTPPASSGPGAMAGMNMGQGGQPHD, from the coding sequence ATGAAGTCACGCAACTGGATCATCGGTGTCGGCTTACTCGTCCTTGGCGTAGCCCTCGGGGCTGGGGTGGTGTGGTGGTTGCGGGCCCCTGCCGCGGCACCGAGCGCCAACGTCGCCGCAACCCATCCTCAGGAAAGTACCCCCAAGGGACGGCACATCCTCTACTGGGCCGCACCCATGAACCCCAAGATCCATTCGAATCATCCGATGAAGGACAGTATGGGGATGGCCTATATCCCGGTCTATGCCTCCAGCCCGAACGCAAAAAAAGAGTCCGGTCTCAGCATCGATCCGCGCCTGACGCAAAACTTGGGGGTACGCCTCGTGGCGGTGCAGCGCCGTCAGATGGGGCATGCCATCCACACCGTGGGCACCGTGGCGGTGGACGAGAACCGGGTCTATTCCGTCACTCCGCGTTTCTCCGGCTGGGTGACACGCTTGAACGTCCGCGCCGTGGGTGACCCCGTGCAGCGCGGCCAGGTGCTCGCCGAGATATATTCTCCCGAGCTGTATAGCGCCCAACAGGAATATCTCATTGCCCGCCGCCAGGGTGGAGCGACGGAAGACCCGGCACTGCTGGCGGCAGCCAGGGCGAAATTACGGCTGCTGGGCATGCCGGAAGGCCAGATCGCGGCGCTCGCCCGGCGCGGCACGGCGGAGCGGGACGTGCCGCTCATGGCGCCCGCGTCCGGGGTGGTCGAAACCCTCAACGTGCGCCAGGGTGGTTACGTCTCGCCGCAGACGAATGTCTATGCAATCGCCAATCTCGACCGGGTATGGGTCAATGTGGCGCTCTACTCCTATCAGTTGCCCTGGGTACGGATCGGCAACCCCGTGCGCTTGCATCTGCCCGCCTATCCCGGCAAGACCTGGGAAGGACGTTTGAGCTTCCTCTATCCGACCCTCGACCCCAAAAGCCGGACGGTGACGGCCCGGCTGAGCTTTCCTAATCCCGGGGGAAACCTGCGCCCCGGCACCTATGCCGACGCCACTATTCTGGCCAGCCCCGAGGAGACCCTGGCGGTCCCCAGCAGCGCCGTACTGCGTACCGCTCAGGGGGATTATGTGATGCTGGGTGAGGATAATGGACATTTTCTGCCGGTCCAGGTTGCTCTGGGGCCGGAGGCCGACGGCTGGGTGGCCATCAACAAGGGACTCAAGACGGGGGACCGGGTAGTGGAAAGTGCCCAGTTCCTGCTCTATTCCGAATCCCAGTTCCAGTCCGTCAAGGCCCGTATGTTAGGGGGCAACACGGCGTCCACCACGAGTGCCGCGCCGGGCGTAGGGGTTTCCCAGCCGCAGAACATGACTCAGGGCCGGAAATCCTCTGCACTGGCCGCTCCCGCCGGGAATGCTGGTGCCCCGCCAACGCCACCGGCCTCATCCGGTCCGGGCGCCATGGCCGGGATGAACATGGGTCAGGGAGGTCAACCCCATGATTAG
- a CDS encoding efflux RND transporter permease subunit, which yields MIRAIMRWCMENRLLVMIAVLVLIVGGTLAVINIPLEALPDISPTQVIVKTSYPGQAPQIVQDQVTYPLETTLQEVPGAQAVRGYSMFGDSYVYVLFKGGTSIYQARNLVLQYLSQVQSKLPPGITPALGPNSSGVDWIFEYALTDPGGTLNLAQLTTLQNWFLKYELQGISGVAEVATVGGMVQEYQVVVDPQKLLAYNLTLPEVEAAIRAANGETSGSVVDMGDASYIVRTSGYIRSLKDLEDASLEVRDGVPITLQEVARVQLGPQLPNGIAELNGHGQVVGGIVMMNQGGNAYALIHQIERKLKDIQPSLPKGVQVVTTYSQAPLIQRSIHTLTGKLLEESLAVALISLLFLLRARSALVALVALPLGILAAILIMWGMGVPANIMSLGGIAIAIGVMMDAPVVMIENMHKHLEQTPGVDPWAAARAAAEEVGPALFFSLIIIAVSFLPVFALGGEEGKLFAPLAFTKTFSVAAAAILSITVVPILMAWFIRGRIRPENKNPLNRVLAFLYRPVIHGVLRAPWIILVLALLLTATLYYPWNRLGSEFMPPLNEGTLLYMPVTQDPAVSIGQAATLLQQTDRILKTFPEVETVFGEAGRAQTATDQSPLSMFDTVVNLKNPDQWPAGMTMHKLQSKMNKALQVPGLSNIWTQPLKGRVDMLTTGLQTPLGIKIGGTDLDTLNRLGQELQTVLRKVPGTQSAYAARVTGGRYIVVHTDRAKAARYGLSVADVNRLVETAIGGEVLTTAVQGLERFPVDLRYPRELRQSLSTLMESRIATPDGAQIPLAQVADLRIEGGPAMLTSDNSRLNSWIYIDPKPGTNIGAYVPRAKAAIAKAVNLPGGYTVSWVGQYQVMEQAAKRLELVIPAVILLIALLLYFNFKNWVEVAIILLTLPLSLVGGFWLTYWLGYKLSVAVAVGFIALAGVAAEFGVVMLLYLDQALIRRQARGALQTWHDLRLAVIEGTMLRLRPLAMTLTLVVGGLLPIMFSHGAGADVMKRIAAPMVGGMFSAALLALLVIPALYALWQKRRLGLR from the coding sequence ATGATTAGAGCGATCATGCGTTGGTGTATGGAAAACCGCTTGCTGGTCATGATCGCCGTTTTGGTGTTGATCGTTGGCGGTACGTTGGCAGTGATCAATATTCCCCTGGAAGCACTCCCCGACATCTCGCCCACCCAGGTCATCGTCAAGACCTCCTATCCGGGTCAGGCGCCGCAGATTGTTCAGGATCAGGTGACCTACCCCCTGGAGACCACCCTGCAGGAGGTACCCGGTGCCCAAGCCGTGCGCGGCTACTCCATGTTCGGGGACTCCTATGTCTACGTCCTCTTCAAAGGGGGCACCAGCATCTATCAGGCCCGCAATCTGGTACTCCAATACCTGAGCCAGGTGCAGTCCAAGCTGCCGCCGGGGATCACCCCGGCCCTGGGGCCGAACAGTTCGGGGGTGGACTGGATCTTCGAGTATGCCCTCACCGATCCCGGCGGGACCTTGAATCTGGCCCAGCTCACCACCTTGCAGAACTGGTTTCTCAAGTACGAGCTGCAGGGCATCTCCGGCGTCGCGGAGGTGGCCACGGTAGGGGGCATGGTGCAGGAGTACCAGGTGGTGGTGGACCCCCAGAAACTCCTCGCCTATAACCTGACTCTGCCGGAAGTGGAGGCCGCTATTCGGGCGGCTAACGGGGAGACCAGCGGCTCGGTGGTGGACATGGGAGACGCCAGTTATATCGTCCGCACCTCGGGTTACATTCGTTCCCTGAAAGACCTGGAGGATGCGTCGCTGGAGGTGCGCGACGGCGTGCCCATTACGCTGCAGGAGGTGGCCCGGGTGCAATTGGGCCCGCAGTTGCCCAATGGCATCGCCGAACTCAACGGCCACGGCCAGGTGGTGGGCGGTATCGTGATGATGAACCAGGGCGGCAACGCCTATGCCCTCATCCACCAGATCGAGCGCAAGCTGAAGGACATCCAGCCCTCCCTGCCCAAGGGCGTGCAAGTTGTCACGACCTATAGCCAGGCCCCGCTCATCCAGCGCAGCATTCATACCCTGACCGGCAAGCTGCTGGAAGAATCCCTGGCGGTGGCGCTCATTTCCCTGCTCTTTCTGCTGCGCGCGCGTTCGGCGCTGGTGGCCCTCGTCGCCCTGCCGCTGGGAATACTGGCCGCCATCCTTATCATGTGGGGCATGGGTGTCCCCGCCAACATCATGTCCCTGGGCGGCATCGCCATCGCCATCGGCGTGATGATGGATGCCCCCGTGGTCATGATCGAAAATATGCACAAGCACTTGGAGCAAACCCCCGGTGTCGATCCCTGGGCGGCGGCAAGGGCTGCGGCGGAGGAGGTCGGTCCGGCCCTGTTCTTCTCGCTGATCATCATCGCCGTTTCCTTCCTGCCGGTCTTCGCCCTGGGCGGCGAGGAGGGCAAGCTCTTCGCGCCCCTCGCCTTTACCAAGACCTTTTCCGTGGCCGCCGCCGCCATCCTTTCCATAACCGTGGTGCCCATTCTCATGGCATGGTTCATCCGCGGTCGCATCCGCCCTGAAAACAAAAACCCCCTGAATCGGGTCCTGGCTTTCCTCTACCGTCCGGTCATCCACGGTGTCCTGCGCGCTCCCTGGATCATTTTGGTCCTCGCCCTGCTGCTCACGGCCACCCTCTACTACCCCTGGAACCGTCTGGGGTCGGAATTTATGCCACCCCTGAACGAGGGGACGCTGCTCTACATGCCGGTCACCCAGGATCCGGCAGTCTCCATCGGCCAGGCGGCCACGCTCCTACAGCAGACGGACCGCATCCTGAAGACCTTCCCCGAGGTGGAGACGGTCTTCGGCGAGGCCGGAAGGGCACAAACGGCGACCGATCAATCGCCCCTGTCCATGTTTGATACGGTGGTGAATTTGAAAAATCCCGACCAGTGGCCAGCCGGGATGACCATGCACAAGCTGCAAAGCAAGATGAACAAAGCCTTGCAAGTCCCCGGCCTGTCGAATATCTGGACGCAACCGCTCAAGGGACGGGTGGATATGCTGACCACCGGTCTCCAGACGCCATTAGGCATTAAAATCGGCGGAACGGATCTCGATACCCTGAACCGCCTGGGGCAGGAACTCCAAACGGTTTTGCGCAAGGTCCCTGGGACCCAAAGCGCCTATGCGGCCCGCGTCACCGGTGGCCGCTACATCGTTGTCCACACCGACCGCGCCAAGGCCGCCCGCTACGGCCTTTCGGTGGCGGATGTGAACCGTCTCGTGGAGACGGCCATTGGCGGCGAGGTCCTGACCACCGCGGTACAAGGGCTGGAACGCTTCCCAGTGGATCTCCGTTACCCCCGGGAACTGCGCCAGTCCCTGTCCACCCTGATGGAAAGCCGCATCGCCACGCCCGACGGTGCCCAGATCCCTCTGGCCCAGGTAGCCGATCTCCGGATCGAGGGCGGGCCTGCCATGCTTACCAGCGACAACAGTCGCCTGAACAGTTGGATCTATATCGACCCGAAGCCTGGCACCAACATCGGTGCCTATGTACCCCGCGCCAAAGCGGCCATTGCGAAAGCCGTCAATCTCCCAGGAGGTTATACCGTCTCCTGGGTAGGCCAGTATCAGGTCATGGAGCAGGCCGCCAAGCGCCTGGAGCTGGTCATTCCTGCCGTCATTCTGCTGATCGCCCTGCTCCTCTACTTCAACTTTAAAAACTGGGTGGAGGTAGCCATCATCCTGCTCACCCTGCCCCTGTCCCTGGTGGGAGGCTTCTGGCTCACCTACTGGCTCGGCTACAAACTCTCGGTGGCGGTGGCCGTGGGCTTCATCGCCCTGGCGGGAGTGGCGGCAGAATTCGGGGTAGTGATGCTCCTCTACCTGGATCAGGCCCTCATCCGGCGGCAAGCTCGTGGCGCTTTGCAGACCTGGCACGACCTTCGGCTCGCCGTCATCGAGGGGACCATGCTGCGCCTGCGGCCCCTGGCCATGACCTTGACCCTGGTGGTGGGTGGCCTCTTACCCATCATGTTCAGCCATGGCGCCGGCGCCGATGTGATGAAGCGCATTGCCGCGCCCATGGTGGGCGGCATGTTCAGCGCCGCGTTACTGGCGCTGCTGGTGATCCCCGCCCTCTACGCCCTGTGGCAAAAGCGGCGATTGGGCCTGCGGTGA
- a CDS encoding AIM24 family protein, whose product MMEPKLLTSAKVEGGGHAGIRFRLEGELTPILTLDLDPLSFVLFEHHTLLWKDPKTVISATSPKTVRSFWGRPSWLMMASGPGSLSLSRDCVGKIFGVKLHDGNTLLAPAPHFLAASGAVHIESFSGGSDGPWVTGDTAPSVDRFSVAGDAEGLVWLHGHGDIWELTLAKGESLDLDPGAWIARDPSIQWEPIGLGSLSTDMAAGANWGICRAQGPGTIWMQSGGVGPARW is encoded by the coding sequence ATGATGGAACCGAAATTATTGACATCGGCGAAGGTGGAAGGTGGGGGGCATGCTGGGATCCGCTTCCGTTTGGAAGGGGAATTAACCCCGATATTGACGTTGGACTTGGACCCTTTGAGTTTTGTGCTCTTCGAGCATCACACCCTATTGTGGAAAGACCCGAAAACCGTCATTTCGGCCACGTCGCCAAAAACCGTACGAAGTTTCTGGGGCCGTCCGTCGTGGCTGATGATGGCATCCGGACCCGGGTCACTGAGTCTCAGCCGGGATTGCGTCGGCAAGATATTCGGGGTGAAGCTGCATGACGGAAATACCTTGTTGGCACCCGCCCCGCACTTTCTGGCGGCGAGCGGCGCGGTCCACATTGAGAGCTTCTCCGGCGGAAGCGACGGACCTTGGGTTACCGGGGACACCGCGCCAAGCGTTGATCGCTTTTCCGTGGCGGGCGACGCGGAGGGGTTGGTTTGGTTGCACGGTCACGGTGATATCTGGGAACTCACACTGGCAAAAGGGGAGTCTTTGGACCTGGATCCGGGGGCATGGATCGCTCGTGATCCCTCAATCCAATGGGAACCCATCGGACTGGGATCGCTTTCTACGGATATGGCCGCAGGAGCGAACTGGGGCATATGCCGCGCACAGGGTCCCGGGACCATCTGGATGCAAAGCGGCGGAGTCGGCCCTGCGCGATGGTGA
- a CDS encoding cytochrome b/b6 domain-containing protein: MKSTTDNRYILHPVWDPLLRALHWWMALAMMAQFTSGATLLALGNDMSDTLMGKIDIIHYVGGYAFAAGLALRILWLFVGPPTARWRDLLPLTSAQRRIWRETLACYLSGFRRPISPYRGHNAFAGPAYLAFFLIAVAQIALGISLSLMPDSEAMNSPLMVMHEWGFFLLLAFVIVHVALVMAHEIAGRHGLISAMIHGHKGFTESEHQALHADWDAALSVQADPSGGTEELDDITSNNGDVTKTRHE, from the coding sequence ATGAAATCGACAACGGATAACCGTTATATCCTGCACCCTGTCTGGGACCCGCTGCTGCGGGCACTGCATTGGTGGATGGCGCTTGCCATGATGGCGCAATTCACCTCAGGCGCTACCCTCCTGGCCTTGGGTAACGACATGTCTGACACCCTGATGGGGAAGATCGACATCATCCATTATGTCGGCGGCTATGCTTTCGCCGCCGGGCTGGCGCTGCGCATCCTCTGGCTCTTTGTCGGCCCGCCGACGGCGCGCTGGCGCGACCTCCTGCCCCTGACGTCAGCCCAGCGCCGCATCTGGCGGGAAACCCTCGCCTGCTATCTGAGCGGCTTCCGCCGTCCGATTTCCCCCTATCGGGGACATAACGCTTTCGCTGGCCCCGCCTATCTCGCCTTTTTCCTGATTGCCGTGGCGCAGATCGCCTTGGGAATCAGCCTCTCACTTATGCCGGATAGTGAAGCGATGAACTCCCCTTTGATGGTGATGCATGAATGGGGTTTCTTTCTGCTGCTTGCCTTCGTCATTGTCCATGTGGCGCTCGTGATGGCGCACGAGATCGCGGGCCGCCACGGTTTGATATCGGCCATGATCCACGGCCACAAGGGATTCACCGAGTCGGAACACCAAGCCCTTCATGCCGATTGGGACGCTGCGCTCAGTGTCCAGGCGGACCCGAGCGGCGGGACGGAAGAGCTGGACGATATTACTTCAAATAACGGAGATGTCACAAAAACCAGGCATGAGTGA
- a CDS encoding copper-binding protein — protein sequence MKRFYLTLILACSAAATLPAYAATGNMPGMDNMRTVSGQATKAQTFMGQGKINSISPDANSVNVAMGPVKALGWPSMSMNFLLQNTAMLNSLKTGEMVNFVFAKDTAGGYVITRITLVRQ from the coding sequence ATGAAACGTTTTTATCTCACCCTCATCCTGGCGTGTTCGGCGGCGGCCACGCTTCCGGCATATGCGGCCACAGGCAACATGCCGGGTATGGACAATATGCGCACCGTGTCGGGCCAAGCGACCAAGGCCCAAACCTTCATGGGGCAGGGCAAAATCAACAGCATCAGTCCTGATGCGAACTCGGTCAATGTCGCCATGGGCCCCGTCAAGGCCCTTGGTTGGCCCAGTATGTCAATGAATTTCCTGCTCCAGAACACGGCCATGCTCAACAGCCTCAAGACTGGAGAGATGGTGAATTTCGTCTTCGCAAAGGATACCGCCGGGGGGTACGTCATCACTAGGATCACGCTGGTCAGACAATGA
- a CDS encoding cation efflux protein, protein MANCCEDKSCEIANVGVLLAASSIYLLVLASRWPDIIVGALISGVFLSSALNVLRQSLQALRAPVSSR, encoded by the coding sequence ATGGCTAATTGCTGTGAAGACAAAAGCTGCGAGATCGCCAATGTCGGTGTCTTACTAGCCGCCAGCAGCATTTACCTGCTTGTGCTTGCCTCGCGCTGGCCGGACATCATCGTCGGTGCCCTTATCTCCGGCGTGTTTCTCAGCTCCGCGCTTAATGTCCTGCGGCAATCCTTGCAAGCGCTACGTGCGCCCGTTTCATCCCGTTAA
- the ltrA gene encoding group II intron reverse transcriptase/maturase: MGTALDGIRQTARGRRGAKFTGLLHHIYAVERLEAAYLALKRDAAAGVDGQTWQSYGRDLQSNLLELSDRLARGGYRPQPVKRVYIDKADGSKRPLGVPALEDKIVQRATVEVLNAIYEQDFLGFSYGFRPGRSAHNALDAVSVGVGAKRVNWILDADIAKFFDTIEHDWLVKFIEHRVADARVVRLIKKWLHAGVLEEGRITQSELGTVQGGSISPLLANIYLHYAFDLWVNQWRGRHARGDVIVVRYADDWVAGFQFRGDAERFERAVAERLGQFGLKLHPDKTRLIEFGRFARDNRGRRGQGKPQTFDFLGFTHCCGKTRKGKFMVLRLTNAKRLRAKLQAVKLELMRRMHRPIKEQGQYLRAVVAGHGRYFGVPDNGERLSVFRIQVGRLWHRTLCRRSQTHHLPWRRMHRLIAHWLPTPSICHPYPNQRLIVTTRGRSRMR; encoded by the coding sequence ATGGGAACCGCGCTCGATGGCATACGACAGACGGCAAGAGGCCGCCGTGGTGCGAAGTTCACCGGACTGCTGCACCACATCTACGCGGTCGAACGCCTTGAGGCGGCCTACCTTGCGCTCAAGCGCGACGCGGCTGCCGGGGTGGACGGCCAGACCTGGCAGTCGTACGGGCGGGACTTGCAGAGCAATCTGTTGGAGCTGTCCGACCGGCTGGCCCGAGGGGGCTACCGGCCCCAGCCTGTCAAGAGGGTGTACATCGACAAAGCCGACGGCAGCAAGCGCCCCCTGGGCGTGCCCGCGCTGGAGGACAAGATCGTCCAGCGCGCCACGGTCGAAGTCTTGAACGCCATCTACGAGCAGGACTTCCTCGGGTTCAGTTACGGCTTCCGGCCGGGGCGCAGCGCGCACAACGCGCTGGACGCCGTGAGCGTAGGGGTGGGGGCCAAGCGAGTGAACTGGATACTCGATGCGGACATAGCCAAGTTCTTCGACACGATCGAGCACGACTGGCTGGTCAAGTTCATCGAGCACCGCGTGGCTGACGCGCGCGTGGTGCGGCTGATCAAGAAATGGCTGCACGCGGGCGTGCTGGAAGAGGGTAGAATCACGCAGAGTGAGCTGGGGACGGTCCAGGGCGGGAGCATCAGCCCGCTGCTGGCCAACATCTACCTGCACTACGCGTTCGACCTGTGGGTGAATCAGTGGAGGGGGCGCCATGCCCGAGGCGACGTGATCGTCGTGCGCTACGCCGACGATTGGGTGGCCGGATTCCAGTTCCGGGGGGATGCCGAGCGCTTTGAGCGCGCGGTGGCCGAGCGGCTGGGCCAGTTCGGGCTGAAGCTGCACCCCGACAAGACGCGGCTGATCGAGTTCGGGCGCTTCGCCCGCGACAACCGAGGCCGCCGGGGACAGGGCAAGCCGCAAACCTTCGACTTCCTGGGCTTCACGCATTGCTGCGGGAAAACCCGGAAGGGAAAGTTCATGGTACTGCGGCTGACCAATGCCAAACGCCTGCGAGCCAAACTGCAGGCGGTCAAGCTGGAGCTCATGCGGCGCATGCACCGACCCATCAAAGAGCAGGGCCAGTACCTGCGCGCGGTGGTGGCCGGCCATGGCCGTTACTTCGGCGTGCCCGACAACGGGGAGCGGCTGAGCGTATTCCGCATCCAGGTCGGGCGGCTGTGGCATCGCACCTTGTGCCGCCGCAGCCAGACCCATCACCTGCCATGGCGTCGAATGCATCGCTTGATTGCGCATTGGTTGCCCACACCCTCCATCTGCCACCCCTACCCGAACCAGCGTCTGATCGTCACGACCCGAGGCAGGAGCCGTATGCGGTAA
- the cadR gene encoding Cd(II)/Pb(II)-responsive transcriptional regulator produces MRIGELRQATGVDPETIRYYERIGLLPAPVRRANGYRAYGPAHLERLAFIRHCRALDMPLADVQRLLHLLDHPLDDCLDVDRLINTHLAHVQGRLQSLQALARQLEQLRGCCHGRHTTAECGILHELVTAAQGEGCVCHGGSAPNSPEVIEISVRRSKPAKCCE; encoded by the coding sequence ATGCGAATTGGCGAACTTAGGCAGGCCACGGGCGTGGATCCAGAGACCATCCGTTATTATGAACGGATAGGCCTCTTGCCCGCGCCAGTTCGGCGGGCGAACGGCTATCGAGCTTATGGCCCCGCGCATCTGGAACGGCTTGCCTTTATTCGCCACTGTCGGGCGCTGGACATGCCACTCGCGGACGTGCAGCGACTCTTGCATCTGCTGGATCATCCGCTGGACGATTGCCTGGACGTGGATCGGTTGATCAATACGCATCTGGCTCATGTACAGGGACGGCTCCAATCGCTACAAGCGCTGGCGAGGCAGCTTGAGCAACTGCGCGGATGCTGCCACGGGCGGCATACCACCGCCGAATGCGGTATCCTGCATGAGTTGGTGACCGCTGCCCAAGGGGAAGGGTGTGTGTGCCACGGCGGTTCGGCCCCGAACAGCCCGGAGGTCATAGAAATCTCCGTGCGCCGGTCAAAACCGGCAAAGTGTTGTGAATGA